From one Paeniglutamicibacter psychrophenolicus genomic stretch:
- a CDS encoding response regulator transcription factor: MTRILLVEDEESLSDPLTYLLEKEGFEVRVADNGMDAVTEFERHGADLVLLDLMLPGQPGTEVFRQIRTTSQVPVIMLTAKDSEIDKVVGLELGADDYVTKPYSSRELVARIRAVLRRQGEGDELVSNIVAAGPVRMDVERHVVSVRSSEVPMPLKEFELLEMLLRNAGRVLTRGQLIDRVWGSDYVGDTKTLDVHVKRLRTKIEPEPAAPVHLVTVRGLGYKFEA, encoded by the coding sequence ATGACCCGTATTTTGCTGGTTGAGGACGAGGAGTCGCTCTCCGACCCGTTGACGTACCTGCTGGAAAAGGAGGGCTTCGAGGTCCGCGTTGCCGACAACGGCATGGATGCCGTCACCGAGTTCGAGCGCCACGGCGCCGACCTTGTGCTGCTTGACCTGATGCTTCCGGGCCAGCCCGGGACCGAGGTGTTCCGCCAGATCCGCACCACCTCCCAGGTGCCGGTGATCATGCTGACAGCCAAGGACTCGGAAATCGACAAGGTGGTCGGCCTGGAGCTGGGTGCCGACGACTACGTCACCAAGCCGTACTCCTCGCGGGAACTGGTGGCCCGCATCCGTGCGGTGCTGCGTCGCCAGGGCGAGGGCGACGAGCTGGTTTCCAACATCGTGGCCGCGGGCCCGGTGCGCATGGACGTGGAACGCCACGTCGTCTCGGTGCGCAGTTCGGAGGTTCCGATGCCGCTGAAGGAATTCGAGCTGCTGGAAATGCTGCTGCGCAACGCCGGCCGGGTACTGACCCGCGGGCAGCTGATCGACCGGGTCTGGGGCTCGGACTACGTGGGGGACACCAAGACCCTGGACGTGCACGTGAAGCGGCTGCGGACAAAGATCGAGCCGGAGCCGGCCGCCCCGGTGCACCTGGTCACGGTGCGCGGGCTGGGCTACAAGTTCGAGGCCTAA
- a CDS encoding GlgB N-terminal domain-containing protein: MGPTQLDADDYAPQRLEESLGAPLHVRPEVLEAVERGEDKSPHAVLGPHLNRLGHVSVRTLQRDALAINILTKTEIVPMAREHGDIWVGLLEAKEIGRVPDYRVQRIEPDGVRVVDDPYRHTPRLGEMELHRIRTGGVQVQELLLGAHPQHYSSPMGEVEGTGFVVKQDEAVAVRVCGDFNIWNGSSHAMRKLGNSGIWEIFIPGVAIGAKYRFEYLEPTGTWVEYADPVGHYSTEDPDTICVVQPEGFEA, from the coding sequence ATGGGTCCAACGCAGCTTGACGCCGACGACTATGCACCGCAACGGCTCGAGGAATCCTTGGGGGCGCCATTGCATGTGCGGCCCGAGGTCTTGGAAGCCGTTGAACGCGGCGAAGACAAATCCCCGCATGCGGTCCTCGGCCCGCACCTGAACCGCTTGGGTCACGTGAGCGTCCGGACCCTGCAACGCGATGCCCTGGCCATCAACATCCTCACCAAAACCGAGATCGTTCCGATGGCACGCGAACACGGAGACATTTGGGTGGGCCTGCTTGAAGCCAAGGAAATCGGGAGGGTTCCCGATTACCGGGTCCAACGCATTGAGCCCGACGGGGTGCGGGTGGTCGACGATCCGTACCGGCACACACCGCGCCTTGGCGAGATGGAGCTGCATCGAATCAGGACCGGGGGAGTACAGGTGCAAGAACTCCTGCTTGGTGCCCACCCCCAGCATTACTCTTCACCCATGGGGGAGGTGGAAGGCACCGGTTTCGTGGTCAAGCAGGACGAAGCCGTGGCCGTACGGGTGTGCGGCGACTTCAATATCTGGAATGGTTCCTCCCACGCCATGCGCAAGCTTGGAAACAGCGGGATCTGGGAGATCTTCATCCCCGGTGTGGCCATCGGGGCCAAATACCGGTTCGAGTACCTGGAGCCCACCGGTACATGGGTCGAGTACGCCGACCCGGTTGGCCATTATTCGACCGAGGATCCGGACACCATCTGTGTGGTCCAACCCGAGGGATTCGAAGCCTAG
- the phoU gene encoding phosphate signaling complex protein PhoU, with protein sequence MRKVFQADLQQIGEELIEMSRLVATAMERAYESFANADIELAQEVIAEDAKIDFLQNQLDERAIDVLALQGPVASDLRMIVGSLRMSASLERMGDLARHVAQLARLRFPQQVVPDSIAPTFKAMAELDIAIAKKVGELLDGRDLAVAREIIELNTKIDELHVSIFKAVAAPEWNHSGPMTADVTLTSRYLERFGDHGVSVARKVSYLVTGEWDPDITGF encoded by the coding sequence GTGCGTAAGGTTTTCCAGGCCGATCTGCAGCAAATCGGAGAAGAACTCATTGAGATGTCGCGTTTGGTGGCCACGGCCATGGAACGGGCCTATGAGTCGTTTGCGAACGCGGATATCGAATTGGCCCAGGAAGTCATTGCCGAGGACGCGAAGATCGACTTCCTGCAGAACCAACTCGACGAACGGGCCATCGACGTATTGGCCCTCCAGGGCCCGGTGGCCTCGGACCTGCGCATGATCGTCGGGTCCCTGCGCATGAGCGCCTCGCTGGAGCGCATGGGCGATTTGGCCCGCCACGTGGCCCAGCTGGCACGCCTGCGTTTCCCGCAGCAGGTGGTCCCCGATTCCATCGCCCCGACGTTCAAGGCCATGGCCGAGCTGGACATCGCGATCGCGAAGAAGGTCGGCGAATTGCTGGACGGCCGCGATTTGGCCGTGGCCCGGGAAATCATCGAGCTGAACACCAAGATCGACGAATTGCATGTCTCGATCTTCAAGGCCGTCGCCGCCCCCGAGTGGAACCACTCCGGGCCGATGACCGCCGATGTCACCTTGACCAGCCGCTACCTGGAGCGCTTCGGCGACCACGGCGTCTCGGTGGCACGCAAGGTCTCCTACCTGGTCACCGGGGAATGGGATCCGGACATCACCGGCTTCTAG
- the rlmB gene encoding 23S rRNA (guanosine(2251)-2'-O)-methyltransferase RlmB yields the protein MSAAQKRSGAIRKSKKGPSVGTGGYGRKALEGKGPTPKAEDRPYHKAYKNKELAERSAAKRGPSKGGSAPRGRSTGGRSKNSEELVTGRNSVVEALRAGIPTKALYIAIRIDVDERVREVLKIAAERSIPVMETGKPELDRMTDEAIHQGLVLQVPPYNYADALETVNATISKFKKGHIKNAPLFIALDGITDPRNLGAIIRSASAFNAHAVIVPERRSVGMTASAWKTSAGAAVRVPVTRAPNLTSTLKGIKEAGVFVIGLDGEGDVSLPDLGLATDPLCIVVGSEGKGLSRLVRENCDLIVSIPINSNMESLNASMAVGITLYEVSRKRSK from the coding sequence ATGTCTGCTGCACAGAAGCGTTCCGGCGCCATACGCAAGAGCAAGAAGGGCCCCTCCGTCGGAACCGGCGGATATGGCCGCAAGGCACTCGAAGGCAAGGGCCCCACGCCCAAGGCCGAGGACCGCCCCTACCACAAGGCCTACAAGAACAAGGAGCTCGCCGAGCGCTCCGCCGCCAAGCGCGGCCCGTCCAAGGGCGGCTCCGCACCGCGCGGCCGCAGCACCGGGGGACGTTCGAAGAACAGCGAAGAGCTGGTCACCGGGCGCAACTCCGTCGTCGAGGCACTTCGCGCCGGCATTCCGACCAAGGCCCTGTACATTGCCATCCGTATCGACGTGGACGAGCGTGTCCGCGAAGTCTTGAAGATCGCTGCCGAGCGCAGCATCCCGGTGATGGAAACCGGCAAGCCGGAACTGGACCGGATGACCGACGAGGCCATCCACCAGGGCTTGGTTCTTCAGGTACCGCCGTACAACTACGCCGATGCGCTGGAAACGGTCAACGCCACCATCTCCAAGTTCAAGAAGGGCCACATCAAGAACGCCCCGCTGTTCATTGCCTTGGACGGAATCACCGACCCGCGTAACCTCGGTGCCATCATTCGTTCGGCCTCGGCCTTCAACGCCCACGCGGTGATTGTTCCCGAGCGTCGCTCGGTGGGCATGACCGCCTCGGCGTGGAAGACCAGCGCCGGTGCCGCGGTGCGTGTCCCGGTTACCCGCGCTCCGAACCTGACTTCCACTCTCAAGGGCATCAAGGAAGCCGGCGTGTTTGTCATCGGACTCGATGGTGAAGGCGACGTTTCGCTTCCTGATCTTGGCCTGGCCACCGATCCGCTGTGCATCGTTGTGGGTTCCGAGGGCAAGGGCCTCTCCCGCCTGGTGCGCGAGAACTGCGACTTGATCGTCTCGATCCCGATCAACTCCAACATGGAGTCGCTGAACGCATCGATGGCAGTTGGCATCACCCTCTACGAGGTTTCGCGCAAGCGCAGCAAGTAG
- a CDS encoding DUF4193 domain-containing protein — MATDYDEVRPDVAEARKASLEAVKSANAPDARSVSRDLDEEDTSDGVELAGADLSNEELTVTVIPQKEDEFLCGSCFLIRHRTLLAREANGVAYCRDCEG, encoded by the coding sequence GTGGCAACTGATTATGACGAGGTCCGGCCAGACGTAGCCGAGGCCCGTAAGGCCTCCCTTGAAGCGGTCAAGTCCGCAAACGCTCCCGACGCACGCAGCGTGTCCCGGGACCTTGATGAGGAAGACACCTCTGACGGTGTCGAGCTGGCGGGTGCCGACCTGTCAAACGAGGAACTGACGGTCACCGTCATTCCGCAGAAGGAAGACGAGTTCCTTTGTGGCTCGTGCTTCCTGATCCGCCACCGCACGCTGCTGGCGCGCGAGGCAAATGGCGTGGCATATTGCCGCGACTGCGAAGGCTAA
- a CDS encoding phosphoglyceromutase: MTYTLILLRHGQSEWNEKNLFTGWYDVTLTEQGRAEATRGGKLLTEAGLAPAVLHTSLLKRAIVTANLALESADLSWIPVKRSWRLNERHYGALQGKDKAQTLAEYGEEQFMEWRRSYDTPPPVLSDDSEFSQINDPRYANLGDDAPRTECLKDVLVRMLPYWEDEIKPDLAAHKTVLVTAHGNSLRALVKHLDGISDEDIASLNIPTGIPLVYELNEDFTPVTRGGQYLDADAAADAIKAVANQGR; the protein is encoded by the coding sequence ATGACTTACACCCTGATCCTGCTTCGCCACGGGCAAAGCGAGTGGAACGAAAAGAACCTGTTCACCGGTTGGTACGACGTCACGCTCACCGAGCAGGGCCGTGCCGAGGCAACCCGCGGCGGAAAGCTGCTCACCGAGGCCGGCCTGGCCCCCGCGGTGCTGCACACCTCGCTGCTCAAGCGCGCCATCGTCACCGCCAACCTGGCCCTGGAATCCGCGGACCTGTCCTGGATCCCGGTCAAGCGCAGCTGGCGCCTGAACGAGCGCCACTACGGCGCGCTGCAGGGCAAGGACAAGGCGCAGACCTTGGCCGAGTACGGCGAGGAGCAGTTCATGGAATGGCGCCGGTCCTACGACACCCCGCCGCCGGTGTTGTCCGACGATTCGGAATTCAGCCAGATCAACGATCCGCGCTATGCCAACCTCGGTGACGATGCCCCGCGCACCGAATGCCTCAAGGACGTGCTGGTGCGGATGCTTCCGTACTGGGAGGACGAGATCAAGCCGGACCTGGCAGCGCACAAGACCGTTTTGGTGACCGCGCACGGCAATTCGCTGCGCGCCCTGGTCAAGCACCTTGACGGCATCAGTGACGAGGACATCGCATCGCTCAACATCCCCACCGGCATCCCGCTGGTGTACGAGTTGAACGAGGACTTCACCCCGGTCACCCGCGGCGGACAATACCTGGACGCGGACGCAGCGGCCGACGCCATCAAGGCCGTGGCCAACCAGGGCCGCTAG
- a CDS encoding CarD family transcriptional regulator: MVFEVGETVVYPHHGAAMIEEIKMRTIKGEEKMYLKLKVAQGDLTIEVPAENVDLVGVRDVVGQEGLDHVFEVLRAEFTEEPTNWSRRYKANLEKLASGDVIKVAEVVRDLWRRDNDRGLSAGEKRMLAKARQILISELALAKKLDEEKAETVLDEVLAS; this comes from the coding sequence ATGGTTTTTGAGGTTGGCGAGACAGTTGTCTACCCGCACCACGGTGCAGCAATGATCGAAGAGATCAAGATGCGCACCATCAAGGGCGAAGAGAAGATGTATCTCAAGCTTAAGGTTGCCCAGGGTGATTTGACCATCGAGGTTCCGGCAGAAAATGTCGATCTCGTTGGTGTGCGCGACGTAGTTGGGCAGGAGGGCTTGGATCACGTATTCGAGGTATTGCGTGCCGAGTTCACAGAAGAGCCTACCAACTGGTCACGCCGTTACAAGGCGAACCTGGAGAAGCTTGCTTCCGGCGACGTGATCAAGGTGGCAGAGGTCGTTCGTGACCTGTGGCGCCGTGACAACGACCGCGGTCTTTCCGCAGGCGAAAAGCGCATGCTTGCAAAGGCACGCCAGATCCTGATCAGCGAACTTGCGCTGGCCAAGAAGCTCGACGAAGAAAAGGCAGAAACCGTCCTCGACGAGGTCTTGGCTTCGTAG
- the cysS gene encoding cysteine--tRNA ligase, which translates to MSIRFYDTKQAATRDFVPLNEGKVGLYYCGATVQGMPHVGHVRSAIAFDILTRWLENRGFEVTVVRNVTDIDDKILEKSAASFAEGFEGDEDYFANEAWFALAYRFEQEFASAYDTLGVRRPTYEPRATGHITEMHQLIATLIERGHAYPALDDSSDVYFDVRSFPAYGSLTHQNVDDMQGAPDADPRGKRDPRDFALWKGHKATDPETASWPSPWGAGRPGWHLECSAMVTKYLGTAFDIHGGGLDLRFPHHENEMAQSMAAGHDFANFWMHNGMVTYQGEKMSKSIGNTISPSQMLELATPRVVRYFLGQAHYRSQLDYRPDSLAEATAAVERIDTFVANALLRIHNVGPNDDFSIDMHHFEVTEAFASAMNDDLNVPQALAALHETVRRGNTALAAGEMVTADEAMQQVMAMTYALGLDDTIEAGGGADSALSSALDVLVAAQLADRAAAREAKDWARSDAIRDTLAAAGIVVEDSADGARWSLKA; encoded by the coding sequence GTGAGCATCCGTTTTTACGACACCAAGCAGGCAGCGACCCGGGACTTCGTGCCCCTGAACGAGGGCAAGGTCGGGCTGTACTACTGCGGCGCGACAGTCCAGGGCATGCCGCATGTGGGCCACGTGCGCAGCGCCATCGCCTTTGACATCCTCACGCGCTGGCTGGAAAACCGCGGCTTCGAGGTCACCGTGGTCCGCAATGTCACCGACATCGACGACAAGATCCTGGAGAAGTCCGCGGCTTCCTTCGCCGAGGGCTTCGAGGGCGACGAGGACTACTTCGCCAACGAAGCCTGGTTCGCCCTGGCCTACCGCTTCGAGCAGGAATTCGCCTCGGCCTACGACACCCTGGGCGTGCGCCGGCCGACCTACGAGCCGCGCGCGACCGGCCACATCACCGAGATGCACCAGCTGATCGCCACGCTCATCGAGCGCGGCCACGCCTACCCGGCACTTGATGATTCCTCGGATGTGTACTTCGACGTGCGATCCTTCCCCGCCTACGGCTCGCTGACGCACCAGAACGTCGACGACATGCAGGGCGCCCCGGACGCCGATCCGCGCGGCAAGCGAGACCCGCGCGACTTCGCGCTGTGGAAGGGCCACAAGGCCACCGACCCGGAAACCGCCTCATGGCCAAGCCCCTGGGGCGCAGGCCGCCCGGGCTGGCACCTGGAATGCTCCGCCATGGTCACCAAGTACCTGGGCACCGCCTTCGACATCCACGGCGGCGGCCTGGACCTGCGCTTCCCGCACCACGAGAACGAGATGGCCCAGTCGATGGCCGCGGGCCACGATTTCGCCAACTTCTGGATGCACAACGGCATGGTCACCTACCAGGGCGAGAAGATGTCCAAGTCGATCGGCAACACCATCTCCCCGTCGCAGATGCTGGAGCTGGCCACCCCGCGGGTGGTCCGCTACTTCCTGGGCCAGGCGCACTACCGCTCGCAGCTGGACTACCGCCCCGATTCGCTGGCCGAGGCCACGGCCGCGGTCGAGCGCATCGACACTTTCGTCGCCAACGCGCTTTTGCGCATCCACAATGTCGGGCCCAACGACGACTTCTCCATCGACATGCACCACTTCGAGGTCACCGAGGCGTTTGCCAGCGCCATGAACGACGACCTGAACGTGCCCCAGGCACTGGCAGCCCTGCATGAGACCGTGCGTCGCGGCAACACCGCGCTGGCCGCCGGCGAGATGGTTACCGCGGACGAGGCGATGCAGCAGGTCATGGCCATGACCTACGCGCTGGGACTGGATGACACCATTGAGGCCGGCGGCGGTGCCGACTCGGCACTCAGCTCGGCCCTGGATGTGTTGGTTGCCGCGCAATTGGCCGACCGGGCGGCCGCCCGCGAAGCCAAGGACTGGGCACGTTCGGATGCCATTCGGGACACCCTGGCCGCGGCGGGAATCGTGGTCGAGGATTCCGCCGACGGTGCCCGCTGGAGCCTGAAAGCGTAA
- the ispD gene encoding 2-C-methyl-D-erythritol 4-phosphate cytidylyltransferase: protein MNSPISLSQPEIQQTAIIVVAAGSGTRLGFGIPKALVPLADRSLLEHALDRIQLAGCAAQVIVVLPRGDTELAARAAAHPLKPRCVDGGATRNDSVRAGLAAMDEGTERVLIHDAARALTPPEVFRQVAAALVAGARAVIPVLPVVDTIKQVATDPGHGQPHITGTPARESLRAVQTPQGFHTPTLLAAHRRAAGWDRAQAEAITDDAMLMELLGERVDTVPGAAAALKITTKPDLVLAESMMPRHPEKESPMTEPTGNPAPLLIPRTGIGIDVHAVADPSESRPMWLAGLHFPGDQGLSGHSDGDAVAHAACDALFSAAGIGDLGTHFGTDRPEYAGAPGTTLLAEAARLVREAGFEIGNVAVQFVGRRPKFAARRLEADAVLSKAAGAPVTVTATTSDGLGYEGTGEGLTAYATALVYRVRP from the coding sequence GTGAATTCCCCCATTTCCCTGAGCCAGCCAGAGATCCAACAAACGGCGATCATCGTGGTTGCTGCCGGCTCCGGAACCCGGCTGGGCTTCGGCATCCCCAAGGCCCTGGTTCCATTGGCCGACCGGTCGCTGCTTGAGCACGCGCTGGACCGCATCCAGCTGGCAGGCTGCGCAGCCCAGGTCATTGTCGTGCTGCCCCGCGGCGATACTGAACTGGCGGCCCGCGCCGCCGCCCATCCGCTGAAACCACGCTGCGTCGATGGTGGGGCAACGCGCAACGACTCGGTCCGGGCCGGGCTCGCGGCCATGGATGAGGGAACCGAGCGGGTCCTGATCCACGATGCGGCCCGCGCCCTGACCCCGCCGGAGGTCTTCCGCCAGGTGGCCGCGGCGCTGGTTGCCGGGGCCCGCGCGGTGATTCCGGTGCTGCCGGTGGTGGACACCATCAAGCAGGTCGCCACCGACCCGGGCCACGGGCAGCCGCACATCACCGGCACCCCGGCCCGCGAATCGCTGCGCGCGGTCCAAACCCCGCAGGGCTTCCACACCCCCACGCTGCTGGCCGCCCACCGGCGCGCCGCCGGCTGGGACCGGGCCCAAGCCGAGGCGATCACCGATGACGCGATGCTAATGGAGCTGCTGGGCGAGCGTGTGGACACCGTTCCGGGCGCGGCCGCGGCACTGAAGATCACCACCAAACCGGACCTCGTCCTGGCCGAATCCATGATGCCGCGCCATCCAGAGAAGGAATCCCCGATGACCGAGCCCACCGGCAACCCGGCCCCGCTGTTGATCCCGCGCACCGGAATCGGGATCGACGTGCATGCGGTCGCCGATCCGTCCGAGTCCCGGCCCATGTGGTTGGCCGGGCTGCACTTCCCCGGGGACCAGGGCCTGTCCGGGCACTCCGACGGGGACGCCGTGGCCCACGCCGCCTGCGACGCACTCTTCTCCGCGGCCGGGATCGGGGACCTGGGCACGCACTTCGGCACCGACCGGCCCGAATACGCCGGGGCCCCTGGCACCACGCTGCTGGCCGAGGCCGCCCGCCTGGTGCGCGAGGCCGGATTCGAGATCGGCAACGTGGCCGTCCAGTTCGTGGGCCGCCGTCCCAAGTTCGCCGCCCGCCGGCTGGAGGCAGACGCCGTGCTGAGCAAGGCCGCCGGCGCCCCGGTCACCGTCACCGCCACCACCTCGGACGGGCTGGGGTACGAAGGGACGGGCGAGGGCCTGACCGCCTACGCCACCGCCCTGGTGTACCGCGTCCGCCCCTGA
- a CDS encoding sensor histidine kinase — protein MNDVLLSVVAGLVGLALGIVGIMAYRGSMLSRGGLPVVGEPTLPEGSAEVLSVIGRAFVILDEVDGVVRANPASYAYGLVRGHTLIHEELRTLARKVRADGVIAEREFELQRGTMGATSMFVHVRVAPLGEEYILLLADDRTEITRTAAVRNDFVANVSHELKTPVGAISLLAEAIDGAADDEVAVRRFTTRLYKESARLAALVQDIIELSRLQGTDVVLAGESIDLNEVLAEAVDRNKLPAEEKRIKISVGGTVDQAVFGDRDLLMTALRNLIDNAIRYSPEDTTVGVGLRARDGLIQISVTDQGPGIAPDEQERIFERFYRIDAARSRHTGGTGLGLSIVKHVVANHGGEITLWSQPGQGSTFTVRLPMLEESSEQDKSLPSRNDHTQHGARPSGALPEGGRG, from the coding sequence GTGAATGATGTCTTGCTATCGGTGGTTGCGGGCCTCGTCGGGTTGGCCCTGGGCATTGTGGGCATCATGGCGTACCGCGGCTCGATGCTCTCCCGCGGCGGGCTGCCCGTGGTCGGTGAACCAACGCTGCCCGAAGGTTCCGCCGAAGTGCTTTCGGTCATTGGTCGCGCCTTCGTGATCCTCGATGAGGTCGATGGCGTGGTGCGCGCCAACCCTGCCTCCTATGCCTACGGTCTGGTGCGCGGGCACACGCTGATCCATGAGGAACTGCGCACCCTGGCCCGCAAGGTCCGCGCCGACGGCGTGATCGCCGAGCGCGAGTTCGAGCTGCAGCGCGGCACGATGGGTGCAACCAGCATGTTCGTGCACGTGCGGGTCGCCCCGCTGGGCGAGGAATACATCCTGTTGCTGGCCGATGACCGCACCGAGATCACCCGCACCGCCGCGGTGCGCAACGACTTCGTCGCCAACGTGTCCCACGAGCTGAAGACCCCCGTCGGGGCGATCTCGCTGCTGGCAGAGGCCATTGACGGGGCGGCCGACGACGAGGTCGCCGTGCGCCGCTTCACCACCCGGCTCTACAAGGAATCGGCCCGGCTGGCCGCGCTGGTCCAGGACATCATCGAGCTCTCCCGCCTGCAGGGCACCGACGTGGTGCTGGCCGGCGAATCCATCGACCTCAACGAGGTGCTAGCCGAGGCGGTGGACCGCAACAAGCTGCCGGCCGAGGAAAAGCGCATCAAGATCTCCGTGGGCGGCACCGTTGACCAGGCGGTCTTCGGGGACCGCGACCTGCTGATGACCGCCCTGCGCAACCTCATCGACAACGCCATCCGCTATTCCCCGGAAGACACCACCGTGGGAGTGGGGCTGCGGGCGCGCGACGGATTGATCCAGATCTCGGTCACCGACCAGGGCCCGGGCATCGCCCCGGACGAGCAGGAACGGATCTTTGAACGTTTTTACCGCATCGACGCGGCACGCTCCCGGCACACCGGGGGCACCGGGCTGGGCCTGAGCATCGTCAAGCACGTGGTGGCCAACCACGGCGGCGAAATCACCTTGTGGTCGCAGCCCGGACAGGGCTCGACCTTCACGGTGCGCCTGCCGATGCTCGAGGAATCCAGCGAACAAGACAAATCGCTTCCCTCGCGGAACGATCACACACAACACGGTGCGCGCCCTTCGGGCGCGCTGCCGGAAGGAGGACGGGGATGA
- a CDS encoding class I SAM-dependent methyltransferase has product MVQKATRLGGRSLTGRPLGNTTRGTTNPNRMRRVDRWMTGPQAWRLRPGTTGAPPIAVDLGYGASPATAVEFFDRVRSVSPSAQVVGIEIEPERVARGTALHLEGLDFRLGGFEIPIDSKATVIRAFNVLRQYDEADVAGIWETMVGRLTENGVLIEGTCDEIGRRSSWVAVTKNGPQTLSISLRFGAFTRPSDVAERLPKALIHRNISGERIHDFLAAADAAWLSAAPLAAFGNKQRFVAMCRALRGNGWPICDSASRWRLGEMTVKWEAVAPRTGALALAELN; this is encoded by the coding sequence ATGGTTCAGAAAGCGACTCGGCTCGGTGGACGGTCGCTGACCGGTCGCCCGCTGGGCAATACGACCCGTGGGACGACCAATCCCAACCGCATGCGCCGCGTGGACCGCTGGATGACCGGGCCCCAGGCCTGGCGCCTGCGCCCCGGAACCACCGGGGCCCCGCCCATTGCGGTTGACCTTGGCTACGGAGCGTCTCCCGCCACCGCCGTCGAGTTTTTCGACCGCGTGCGCTCCGTGTCCCCGTCGGCCCAAGTGGTGGGCATCGAGATCGAACCCGAACGCGTCGCCCGCGGCACCGCCCTGCACCTGGAGGGCCTGGACTTCCGCCTGGGCGGGTTCGAGATCCCCATTGATTCCAAGGCCACCGTGATCCGCGCCTTCAACGTGCTGCGGCAATACGACGAGGCGGATGTGGCCGGCATCTGGGAAACCATGGTGGGGCGCCTCACCGAGAACGGCGTGCTCATCGAGGGCACCTGCGATGAGATCGGCCGGCGCAGCTCCTGGGTCGCCGTGACGAAAAACGGTCCGCAAACCCTGAGCATCTCCCTGCGCTTCGGTGCCTTCACCCGCCCCTCCGATGTCGCCGAGCGCCTTCCCAAGGCGCTGATCCACCGCAACATCTCAGGCGAACGCATCCACGATTTCCTCGCCGCGGCCGATGCCGCATGGCTTTCCGCCGCCCCGCTGGCCGCCTTCGGCAACAAACAGCGCTTCGTGGCCATGTGCCGGGCCCTGCGTGGGAACGGCTGGCCGATCTGCGACTCGGCCTCGCGTTGGCGGCTGGGCGAGATGACCGTGAAGTGGGAGGCCGTGGCCCCGCGCACCGGCGCCCTGGCCTTGGCGGAACTCAACTAG